One window from the genome of Rhodopirellula halodulae encodes:
- the gpmI gene encoding 2,3-bisphosphoglycerate-independent phosphoglycerate mutase, which produces MTATRRRPVVLIVRDGWGKNPDPKWDECNAVHLANTPVDEKLTKEYPSVLIHTSGEDVGLPAGVMGNSEVGHQNIGAGRIVDQEVMRITRAIRDESFFSNPVVTGAIEHVKKNGGRLHLLGLMSDGRVHSDLQHGMAVIDLAKRNGLSGDQLAIHAITDGRDTSPRGGLKYVSQLVDRCAETGVGVVASVIGRFYAMDRDLRWERVESAYKLMTQGAGQTFPSAAAAIESYYANPSDSSRDGDEFITASSIVPEGGSPITVKPGDAVVFMNYRGDRTREITKAFTFDDDAWAKIDGGGFDRGEKIDDLYFATMTGYETGLPVQVIFQKPTKMPNILGEYVASKGLHQFRCAETEKYPHVTFFFNDYRDDPFSEEEWGMAQSPRDVSTYDQKPEMSAEGVTERVLEQIESGNCDMIIVNFANGDMVGHTGVLSAAISAVEKVDACVGRIVDATLAAGGSLVVTADHGNCEQMIDPETGGPHTAHTTYQVPLILVDPEFVGKPLREGGRLADIAPTVLALMGLDIPDEMTGRPLMETQTA; this is translated from the coding sequence ATGACTGCCACTCGTCGTCGCCCCGTAGTTTTGATTGTTCGCGATGGTTGGGGGAAAAACCCTGATCCGAAGTGGGACGAATGCAATGCCGTGCATCTTGCCAACACGCCAGTCGATGAAAAGCTAACGAAGGAATATCCCAGCGTTCTGATTCATACTTCTGGTGAGGACGTGGGATTGCCGGCCGGCGTGATGGGGAACAGCGAAGTCGGTCACCAAAACATCGGAGCCGGTCGCATCGTTGATCAAGAGGTGATGCGAATCACGCGAGCAATCCGCGATGAGTCATTCTTCAGCAACCCGGTCGTCACCGGTGCGATCGAGCATGTCAAGAAAAATGGCGGGCGATTGCACCTGTTAGGTTTGATGTCCGATGGGCGTGTGCACAGCGATTTGCAGCACGGCATGGCGGTGATCGATCTCGCCAAACGCAATGGACTTTCCGGTGATCAGTTGGCGATTCACGCCATCACCGACGGTCGCGATACGTCGCCGCGAGGAGGCCTGAAGTACGTTTCACAGTTGGTGGATCGTTGTGCTGAAACAGGCGTCGGCGTTGTGGCATCGGTCATTGGTCGTTTCTACGCCATGGACCGCGACTTGCGTTGGGAGCGGGTTGAGTCGGCTTACAAGTTGATGACTCAAGGTGCCGGACAGACGTTCCCGTCCGCTGCCGCCGCGATCGAAAGCTACTACGCGAACCCATCCGACAGTAGTCGCGATGGAGACGAGTTCATCACCGCATCCTCGATCGTGCCCGAAGGTGGTTCGCCCATCACGGTGAAACCCGGCGATGCGGTCGTCTTCATGAACTATCGAGGTGACCGCACACGTGAAATCACGAAGGCTTTCACCTTCGACGATGATGCGTGGGCGAAGATCGACGGTGGTGGATTCGATCGCGGCGAAAAAATTGATGACCTCTACTTTGCGACGATGACCGGCTACGAAACGGGGTTGCCCGTTCAGGTGATCTTCCAAAAGCCGACCAAGATGCCGAACATTTTGGGGGAGTATGTTGCGTCGAAGGGGCTGCACCAGTTCCGTTGTGCGGAGACGGAAAAGTACCCGCACGTGACATTCTTCTTCAACGACTATCGGGACGATCCGTTCTCGGAAGAAGAGTGGGGAATGGCCCAGTCGCCTCGTGACGTTTCGACGTACGACCAAAAACCGGAGATGTCCGCGGAGGGTGTCACCGAGCGAGTGCTCGAACAGATTGAGTCGGGCAATTGCGACATGATCATTGTCAACTTTGCCAACGGCGACATGGTTGGACACACAGGAGTCTTGTCGGCTGCGATCTCGGCTGTTGAAAAGGTGGACGCCTGCGTCGGGCGAATCGTGGACGCCACGTTGGCGGCGGGCGGTTCGTTGGTGGTGACTGCTGATCACGGGAACTGTGAACAGATGATCGATCCTGAAACGGGCGGTCCGCACACGGCACACACCACGTATCAGGTTCCATTGATCCTGGTGGATCCCGAATTTGTCGGCAAACCGCTTCGTGAAGGTGGTCGTTTGGCTGACATCGCACCAACGGTCTTGGCGTTGATGGGATTGGACATTCCCGATGAGATGACCGGGCGTCCGTTGATGGAAACTCAAACGGCCTGA
- a CDS encoding NAD-dependent epimerase/dehydratase family protein → MRVFVTGGTGLLGNTILRQLSDAGHDLISLVRGEPNSQVFDGIHTQFAHGDLQDKAAIENAVADCDAVIHSAGMIHLGWKCLDESMAVNRDGTQTVVDACLHHDCKLVHVGTVNTLAIADRDSVADETTPLDHAGGQVPCSYVLSKRAGNEVVKDGVKKGLRAAIVHPGFMLGPWDWKPSSGRMILEVSKSWRPLTPSGGNSTCDSRDVAAAAIRAAEKLITNDIEPGRHYILAGYNMRYLELWKAMASAMGAKSPVMRAGPAQRWIAGVAGDVVGKLLPAEPDFNSAAVRMSSQYHYYDSSRAKKELDYRIRPFEESLQDAAQWLRDHHGNPSI, encoded by the coding sequence ATGCGAGTCTTTGTGACTGGCGGCACCGGCTTGCTAGGCAACACGATCCTTCGCCAATTGTCGGACGCCGGTCACGACTTGATCTCGTTGGTACGAGGCGAACCCAACTCGCAAGTTTTCGATGGGATCCACACTCAGTTCGCTCATGGCGATCTGCAGGACAAAGCCGCGATCGAAAATGCGGTCGCTGACTGCGATGCGGTCATTCACTCCGCCGGCATGATTCACCTGGGCTGGAAATGCCTCGATGAATCCATGGCCGTCAATCGCGATGGCACGCAAACGGTCGTCGATGCTTGTCTGCATCACGATTGCAAACTCGTCCACGTCGGAACGGTCAACACACTCGCCATCGCGGATCGCGATAGCGTTGCCGATGAAACGACGCCGCTCGACCATGCCGGTGGGCAAGTCCCCTGCAGCTACGTGCTCAGCAAGCGAGCCGGCAACGAGGTGGTGAAAGACGGTGTGAAGAAGGGCCTGCGAGCCGCGATCGTTCACCCTGGATTCATGCTTGGCCCGTGGGATTGGAAACCCAGCAGCGGCCGGATGATACTGGAGGTCAGCAAGTCCTGGCGTCCTCTGACACCCTCCGGTGGCAACAGCACCTGCGATTCACGGGACGTTGCAGCCGCGGCGATCCGCGCGGCTGAAAAACTGATCACCAACGACATCGAGCCCGGCCGCCATTACATCCTGGCCGGCTACAACATGCGTTATCTGGAACTCTGGAAAGCCATGGCGTCCGCGATGGGAGCGAAATCGCCCGTCATGCGTGCGGGCCCGGCTCAACGCTGGATCGCAGGTGTGGCGGGCGATGTCGTCGGCAAGCTTCTGCCAGCCGAACCCGACTTCAACAGCGCCGCCGTTCGCATGTCGAGCCAATACCACTACTACGACAGCTCACGAGCCAAGAAAGAACTGGACTACCGAATCCGCCCCTTCGAAGAAAGCCTGCAAGACGCCGCCCAATGGCTCCGCGATCATCACGGCAACCCGAGCATCTAA